One part of the Phaenicophaeus curvirostris isolate KB17595 chromosome 2, BPBGC_Pcur_1.0, whole genome shotgun sequence genome encodes these proteins:
- the TOMM20 gene encoding mitochondrial import receptor subunit TOM20 homolog, producing MMVGKTSAIAAGLCGALFIGYCIYFDRKRRSDPNFKNRLRERRRKQKLAKERAGLSKLPDLKDAEAVQKFFLEEIQLGEELLAQGEYEKGVDHLTNAIAVCGQPQQLLQVLQQTLPPPVFQMLLTKLPTISQRIVSAQCLAEDDVE from the exons ATGATGGTGGGCAAGACCAGCGCCATCGCGGCGGGGCTCTGCGGGGCCCTTTTCATCGGCTACTGCATCTATTTCGACCGCAAGAGGCGGAGCGACCCGAATTTCAAGAACCGGCTGCGGGAAC gaaGGAGGAAACAGAAGCTTGCCAAAGAGAGAGCAGGGCTTTCCAAG TTGCCCGATCTGAAAGATGCTGAAGCGGTTCAGAAGTTTTTCCTTGAGGAGATCCAGCTTGGTGAGGAACTACTAGCTCAAG GTGAATATGAGAAAGGTGTTGATCACTTGACCAATGCCATTGCTGTCTGTGGACAGCCGCAGCAGCTACTACAAGTCCTACAGCAGACTCTTCCACCACCAGTGTTTCAAATGCTTCTAACTAAGCTCCCCACAATAAGCCAG AGAATTGTAAGTGCACAGTGCTTGGCTGAAGATGATGTTGAATGA